The genomic interval CGAAGAGGCCATGAAGGAGACCGGCGCGGACGTGTCGATCGCCTTCGTGCCGCCGAAGTTCTCCAAGGACGCCATCATCGAGGCCATCGATGCGGAGATCCCGCTGCTCGTGGTCATCACCGAGGGCATCCCGGTGCAGGACACCGCCTACGCGTGGGCCTACAACGTGGAGAAGGGTCAGAAGACCCGCATCATCGGCCCGAACTGCCCCGGCATCATCACCCCGGGTGAGTCGCTGGTCGGCATCACCCCGGCCAACATCACGGGCAAGGGCCCGATCGGCTTGGTCTCCAAGTCCGGCACCCTGACCTACCAGATGATGTACGAGCTGCGCGATTTCGGCTTCTCCACCGCCATCGGCATCGGCGGCGACCCGGTCATCGGCACCACCCACATCGACGCCATCGAGGCGTTCGAGAAGGACCCGGAGACCAAACTCATCGTCATGATCGGCGAAATCGGCGGCGACGCCGAGGAGCGGGCCGCGGCCTACATCAAGGAGAACGTGACCAAGCCCGTCGTCGGCTACGTCGCGGGCTTCACCGCACCCGAGGGCAAGACCATGGGCCACGCCGGCGCCATCGTCTCCAGCGGTGGCGGTACCGCGCAGGCCAAGCAGGAGGCGCT from Nocardia goodfellowii carries:
- the sucD gene encoding succinate--CoA ligase subunit alpha, coding for MSIFLNKDSKVIVQGITGGEGTKHTALMLKAGTQVVGGVNARKAGTTVSHTDKDGNAVELPVFGTVEEAMKETGADVSIAFVPPKFSKDAIIEAIDAEIPLLVVITEGIPVQDTAYAWAYNVEKGQKTRIIGPNCPGIITPGESLVGITPANITGKGPIGLVSKSGTLTYQMMYELRDFGFSTAIGIGGDPVIGTTHIDAIEAFEKDPETKLIVMIGEIGGDAEERAAAYIKENVTKPVVGYVAGFTAPEGKTMGHAGAIVSSGGGTAQAKQEALEAAGVKVGKTPSATAALAREILEKG